CGACGAGCTCGTCGATGGCCAGCGGAGCAAGCCCCTTCGTCGGCTCATCGAGCACGAGCAGCTTCGGGTCTTGCAGCAGCGCGCGACCGATTGCGAGCATCTGCTGCTGGCCGCCCGAGAGCGCGCCCGATGGCTGCTTCAGGCGCTCCCGAAGGATCGGGAACATGTCCAGGATCGTGTCCCGCGACAGCGAGCCACGAGCTTCGACCATTCGCAGGTTCTCTTCGACCGTGAGCGTCGGAAACATCCCGCGGCGCTCCGGCACGTAGCCGATGCCGCGCCGGCTGACTTCGTAGGGCGCGAGACCCACAAGAGATTCGCCGTCGAACTCCACCGTGCCGCTCGTCAGTGGCAGGAAGCCGAGGATCGCTTGCAGCGTCGTGGTCTTGCCTGCGCCATTGCGACCCAGGATGACCGTGACATCGCCCTCGGGTAGATCGACCGATACGTCGGTAAGGATGTGGAACGGCCCGATCGACACATCGAT
The window above is part of the Agrococcus sp. ARC_14 genome. Proteins encoded here:
- a CDS encoding ABC transporter ATP-binding protein is translated as MSIGPFHILTDVSVDLPEGDVTVILGRNGAGKTTTLQAILGFLPLTSGTVEFDGESLVGLAPYEVSRRGIGYVPERRGMFPTLTVEENLRMVEARGSLSRDTILDMFPILRERLKQPSGALSGGQQQMLAIGRALLQDPKLLVLDEPTKGLAPLAIDELVAALRALKGEISILLVEQNLDAARRLSQHFMVIDDGVTVAEGPASELTSESTVTEKYLTISTHKER